In a single window of the Desulfobacterales bacterium genome:
- a CDS encoding outer membrane protein transport protein produces MALSRLFFSITVAALSLLSFCSNNLMAGGFLLFEQGVKGLGNAYAGGSAIAEDASTVFFNPAGITRLSGTQFEVAAYYIKTQAKFDNKGSTVSPALPVVGGAPLTGGDGGDAGGGAVIPNFYFTQRITDKFHAGIGINVPFGLETEYSKSWVGRYHAVKSNVLTIDINPTVAYRVNRWLSLGGGISAQYIDAELTNAVDFGTIGFIGGGPTLPQTLDGFAELEADDWGWRWNLGVLIEPTENLRFGLSYRSDIDYNLEGDADFNIPAGAEAIAAGAGLVDTSAEADIEFPGHASLSAYWRLHPKFAIMADIFWTNWSTLDDIPVELGTGTDISTTLDWEDTFRYAFGTNYYINNNWTLRGGVAYDETPVPSARRRSPRAPGEDRIWTAIGLSYRFSDRFSFDLAYAHLFVDDPKIRKTGLDTEDIARGALRGDYDASSDVIGFQIGIKF; encoded by the coding sequence ATGGCACTGTCCAGGCTGTTTTTCTCAATCACAGTTGCAGCATTGAGTCTTTTATCTTTTTGTTCAAACAATTTAATGGCCGGTGGTTTTCTTCTGTTTGAACAAGGCGTAAAGGGGCTTGGCAATGCTTATGCCGGAGGATCTGCTATTGCAGAGGATGCATCTACTGTTTTTTTCAATCCGGCAGGGATAACCCGTCTGTCCGGCACTCAATTTGAAGTTGCCGCCTATTACATCAAAACTCAAGCTAAATTTGATAACAAAGGATCAACGGTTTCACCGGCTTTGCCTGTCGTTGGCGGCGCGCCGCTAACTGGAGGTGATGGCGGTGATGCCGGCGGTGGGGCAGTTATTCCCAATTTCTATTTTACCCAGCGCATCACGGATAAATTTCATGCCGGAATCGGCATTAATGTGCCATTTGGATTGGAGACGGAGTACAGCAAGAGCTGGGTCGGGCGCTATCATGCCGTTAAGTCAAATGTATTAACCATTGATATCAATCCCACAGTTGCTTACAGAGTCAATAGATGGTTATCGCTTGGAGGGGGCATAAGCGCCCAATATATTGATGCCGAACTTACCAATGCTGTAGATTTTGGAACAATTGGCTTCATCGGCGGGGGACCTACACTGCCGCAAACACTCGATGGATTTGCCGAGCTGGAAGCGGATGACTGGGGATGGCGCTGGAATCTTGGTGTTCTCATCGAACCGACTGAAAACCTGCGGTTCGGCCTATCTTATCGCTCCGATATTGATTATAACTTAGAGGGTGATGCGGACTTTAATATACCTGCGGGAGCCGAAGCCATCGCAGCCGGTGCGGGACTTGTCGATACCAGTGCTGAAGCCGATATTGAATTTCCCGGTCACGCCTCTCTGAGCGCTTACTGGAGATTGCACCCCAAATTTGCCATTATGGCAGATATTTTTTGGACCAATTGGAGCACATTGGACGATATTCCCGTAGAACTGGGCACGGGAACAGATATTTCAACAACATTGGACTGGGAGGATACCTTTCGTTATGCCTTTGGCACTAACTACTACATTAACAATAATTGGACATTACGGGGTGGTGTGGCATATGATGAGACACCCGTGCCAAGTGCGAGGCGCAGGAGTCCTCGCGCACCGGGTGAAGACAGAATCTGGACTGCTATTGGATTGAGCTACAGATTTTCAGATCGTTTTAGTTTTGATTTGGCTTACGCGCATTTGTTCGTTGATGATCCCAAAATCCGTAAAACCGGTCTTGACACCGAAGATATCGCACGGGGCGCTCTAAGGGGTGATTACGATGCCAGCTCGGATGTAATCGGTTTTCAGATTGGCATTAAATTCTAA